The genomic segment TAAAAACGTTCaaaatcattaatcatcagatataggaaaattaaaaccacagtgagaagccatctcacaccagtcagaatggctgttattaaaaagtcaaaaaataacagatgctagcaaggttgcagagaaaaggttATGTTTACACAGCTAgcaggaatgcaaattagttcagccactgtggaaagcagtttgaagatttatCAAAtggcttaaaacagaactactattaGACCCAGCACCTCCATTATGGGTCATAtgccaaaaggaatataaatcattctaccataaagattcatgcatatgtatgtccactgcagtgctattcacacagcaaagacgtggaatcaacttaaatgcccatcaacagtagactaaataaagtaaatgtggAAGTAAATGTGatcatacacacaatggaatactacatggccataaaaacaataaaataatgttgCTTGCAGCAACATGTAtaaagctggaggtcattatcctaagcaaactaacacaggaacagaaaaccaataaatggtaaaatactgcatgttatcacttgtaagtgagagctgaacTTTGAATACATATgggcacaaagaagaaaaaaagagacattgtAAACTATTTGAGGTTGAagggtgaaaagaaagaaaataatgaaaaagtacaTATCAGatgctatgcttattacctggatgacaaaataatctatataccAAACCACTGTGACATataatttacttatgtaacaaacctgcacatgtaccttcacgtgaacctgaaataaaagttttttttttaaaaaagaaaaaatatcatgaAAAACTTCCCATAAGtggtgagaaaaagaaacatctaGATCCATGAAGtacaaaaaaactctaaatagattaaatataaagacattaaCGGAAACACAATATAATCAAATTTCCAAAAGtcagagacaaaaaataattttgaaagtagTGAAAGAAACATAATATGTCATGTGCAAGGAAATGTCTGTAAGATTATCAGCTGATTTTTCAGCAGTTACTTTCAGGGCAGGAGAGAGTGGGATATTCAATGTACTCAATAAAATCATTCAATGTActcaatgaaaaaacaaaacaaaacaaaacgctgCAAACAAAGAATACTCTACCTGACAATTCTATCCTTCAGACAATGAAAAGAGAGGAATTttaccagacaaacaaaagttgaGAGAGTTCATTAACACTAGACGTTCTTTATGAAGAAggctaaaataatttcttcaatacaaatgataaaaatgCTAGCTGATgtcataaaaacacatgaaagtaCAAAGTATAAATAGACTACATTAAGTACATAGTAAAATTTAGAATACTCTAACACTGTAATTAGTGGTTAGCAAATCACTTAAGTCTTTAGCATACAGGATAAAAGATAAAcctattaaaaaacaataactaCAATAATTGTTAAGAATGCggtaaaaaacatttaaattgtaaCATCAATAACAAGAGTGTGTGAACAAgagcaaaatgtaaaatatttttgtgtgatcaaaattaagttgttatctttttaaaatagtctaTTATAAATATGGTTTTTGTAAGCTTtatggtaaccacaaagcaaCAACCTGTAATAGATAAATAACAGATAAAAAGCAAGCAACCTAAGTATAGCACAAGAGATAATTACCTAGTCAAAAAGAAGAcagcaaaagaggaagaaaggaacaaagtcaGGTAgaatgatacctccagctttgttctttttgcttatgtttttcttggctatgtgggctctcttttggttccatatgaagtttaaggcgtttttttttttttttccagttctgtagaGACattcataggtagcttgatggggatagcattgaaatataaattacctggggcagtatggccattttcacaatattgattcttcctaaccttgaagctggaatgttttttcatctatttgtgtcctctcttatattcttgagcagtggttcatagttctacttgaagaggtcctttacattctttgttagttgcattcctaggtattttattctctttgtagcaatttaaatgggagttcactcttgattcggctctctgtttctctgttattgatgtataagaattgtgatttttgcacattttattttatattctgagactttgctaaagttgctcatcagtttaagAAAATTTTGGGCTCAGATGATGGgttcttctaaatacacaatcatgtcatctgcaaataaagacaatttgacttcctcctttcctaatccaataccctttatttctttttcttgcctgattgctctggctagaacatccaataatgtattgaatagtagtggtaacagagggcatccttttctagtgccaaatttcaaagggaatgcttcaagtttttgcccattcagtatgatattggctgtgggcttgtcataaataacttttattattttgagatatgttccattgttacctagtttattgagagtttttttgtttttttttttttgacctaacaccaaatttatcactttttaaaaacaagagatTTTCCCCGAAAgtgaagaaataagaaacaaatcTGGTATCCATGCATTCCCAGACTGCAGTCCTGATTCCAGGacacctcctcctctctcagaCCGAGTTGGCTCACTTGGAATCCAATTGTGGTATATGGGTTGAGGGTTCCTTTGTGCTGGGTTCCTTACTGCCTCTCTCCTGAGTTTTAGGGATGGATTCTGCAGGCTTTTTTGCTGTCCCAGAGGTGCCCAGCCTTGACTCCACTTCTGTGTCTGGGATCCCAGATGGGTGGGACTCCTGGGTCCCTGTGCTCTCAGTGGCTCCCTCAGGCTCCTCTCCTTGCTCCTGTTGCCCCAGGTGATGTTCAACCATCATCTGGAGCTCTTTCATTGTGGGTGTGATTCTTGTCATCTTCTTCCGTTGCCGTGGAGACATTGCCACAGTGGACTTGAGATGTGGGTTGGGAATCCGGTCTTCATCTATCTCTGGGGATGACTGGTCACTGGTTAGCACgagggtggcaggggtggggcgGCGTCTCCGAATCTGCTCCGCCGCCTCGGGGTCAAGGTGCGGCTCCAGCAGCGGGACAGTGAACTGGATCTTTCGGGGGCTGCTGTCTTGCTCCATGGATAGGGCGGCGGCCGCTGGGCCCGCGCTGCGGCGGGAGGGAAGGCGGCGGGACTCGGGGCTGGGGCGGGCGCGCTCCCTCTCCGCTCAGCTcccgccccggccccggcccttattgagagtttttagcataaagggctgttgcattttgtcaaaggccttctctgcatctattgagataatcatgtgttttttgtatttgattttgtttatgtggtagattacatttatagacttgagtatgttgaactaGTTTTGCATCCcggggatgaagcctacttgattgtgatgaataagctttttgatgtgctgttgcaattggtttgtaatattttattgaagattttttcatctact from the Callithrix jacchus isolate 240 chromosome 14, calJac240_pri, whole genome shotgun sequence genome contains:
- the LOC100391398 gene encoding protein phosphatase 1 regulatory subunit 1A, which codes for MEQDSSPRKIQFTVPLLEPHLDPEAAEQIRRRRPTPATLVLTSDQSSPEIDEDRIPNPHLKSTVAMSPRQRKKMTRITPTMKELQMMVEHHLGQQEQGEEPEGATESTGTQESHPSGIPDTEVESRLGTSGTAKKPAESIPKTQERGSKEPSTKEPSTHIPQLDSK